A section of the Streptomyces sp. NBC_01591 genome encodes:
- a CDS encoding transcriptional regulator, with product MSKNVGEFGLPPHAARNKDVVEQRLKDVAAGTGLQETLTIEWRTKPQVVQVIDMPVESLYYNPGTHRIRAQRSFDPQQDRRLDDDPWSDESQDYLQYLLQAEPSDPSKRDKDFDELKQSLEDFRQNEPGLITREGILVNGNTRAAALRELGVPDIRVAVLPDSCTWADINKVELSLQLRHDTRRPYSYINRLLTIDEQVEAGRPLKEVARDFRIRESTAEQDLWVLACLRDLRDRSTTEDAQLRLLDFEDAQEKLREVHRAYGKEAKADPKKAELLKENRLAAIVMDFSKTDVRLIEADFRTRYLEHRLPEELKSAPVETAARVIPGINRAVKAEAPQVATARAFTDSVLRAKAMVRAGAKVSLAQSEKAASLFKEAHKAVEDALEPAGKDARVRKRKQAAPDRLNDACQDIEQCITDMVLASGSRSLDEEALDEAVLKLKATLRKLALATAQSIEVPGEGVEWLREAVRQEQQ from the coding sequence GTGAGCAAGAACGTCGGAGAGTTCGGGCTGCCTCCGCACGCAGCCAGGAACAAGGATGTCGTAGAGCAGCGTCTCAAAGACGTAGCTGCCGGCACGGGACTTCAGGAAACCCTGACGATCGAGTGGCGCACGAAGCCGCAGGTTGTGCAGGTCATCGACATGCCCGTGGAGTCGCTCTATTACAACCCGGGAACCCACCGGATCCGGGCGCAGCGCAGTTTCGATCCTCAGCAGGACCGCCGGTTGGATGACGACCCGTGGAGCGATGAGAGCCAGGACTACCTTCAGTACCTGCTTCAGGCGGAGCCTTCTGACCCGTCGAAGAGAGACAAGGATTTCGACGAGCTGAAGCAGAGCCTCGAGGACTTCCGGCAGAACGAGCCTGGGTTGATTACCCGCGAGGGAATCCTGGTCAATGGCAACACCCGCGCGGCAGCGCTGCGGGAGCTTGGTGTGCCCGACATCCGGGTCGCCGTGCTCCCCGACTCCTGCACCTGGGCGGACATCAACAAGGTTGAGCTCTCACTTCAGCTGCGTCACGACACTCGCCGACCGTACTCGTACATCAACAGGCTGCTCACCATCGATGAGCAGGTCGAAGCAGGCCGACCGCTGAAGGAGGTCGCGCGCGACTTCCGCATCAGGGAGTCGACGGCAGAGCAGGACCTCTGGGTGCTCGCCTGCCTCCGGGATCTGAGGGACAGGTCTACGACTGAAGATGCCCAGCTTCGGCTGCTGGACTTTGAAGATGCCCAGGAAAAGCTGCGCGAGGTGCATCGCGCCTATGGCAAGGAAGCCAAGGCCGATCCGAAGAAGGCAGAGCTGCTCAAAGAAAACCGCCTGGCTGCGATTGTGATGGACTTCTCCAAGACTGATGTCCGGCTCATTGAAGCTGACTTCCGGACGAGGTACTTGGAGCACCGGCTGCCAGAGGAGCTGAAATCAGCGCCCGTCGAAACGGCCGCGCGAGTCATCCCCGGAATCAACCGGGCGGTGAAGGCCGAGGCGCCGCAGGTGGCCACGGCCCGCGCGTTCACCGACTCGGTCCTGCGGGCGAAGGCCATGGTCCGTGCAGGAGCCAAGGTTTCCCTGGCTCAGTCAGAGAAGGCCGCCTCACTGTTCAAGGAGGCGCACAAGGCGGTGGAGGATGCTCTTGAGCCGGCGGGCAAGGACGCTCGCGTACGCAAGCGGAAGCAGGCGGCACCCGACCGCCTCAACGATGCCTGCCAGGACATCGAGCAGTGCATCACGGACATGGTGCTGGCGAGCGGGTCCCGGAGCCTGGACGAGGAAGCTCTCGATGAGGCCGTTCTCAAGCTGAAGGCCACTCTGAGGAAGCTGGCCCTGGCCACCGCGCAGAGCATTGAAGTGCCTGGTGAAGGTGTCGAGTGGCTGCGTGAAGCTGTGCGACAGGAGCAGCAGTGA
- a CDS encoding DUF397 domain-containing protein, with protein MNPPPLQWRKSTHSGGSGTECVEVADLRSTVGVRDSKQPRGPHISVRRSAWERFVASLRAS; from the coding sequence ATGAATCCGCCTCCCCTCCAGTGGCGGAAGAGTACTCACAGTGGTGGCAGCGGCACCGAGTGCGTCGAGGTCGCGGACCTGCGCTCGACGGTCGGCGTACGGGACTCCAAGCAGCCCCGTGGTCCCCACATATCCGTGCGCCGCAGCGCGTGGGAGCGGTTCGTCGCTTCACTCCGCGCCTCGTAG
- a CDS encoding DEAD/DEAH box helicase, translated as MAEESSLQIGFDVSRTKAILRTTELCRSDLNRLAARFPGGGLRGRLTLELSLDDFLVGIDALADWPHPESVVWTDELGELVGEVLDDADQAEQRLQTPSQAPAWDDSVVESMLGSAWHADLTKFQRRDITRLLSLQHGANFSVPGAGKTRVGLAVYAAMRERSEVRRLLVVSPKSAYEAWLSESELCFKQPPLTAIMGKSPDPRAEILIVNYERLDKSLAALASWLRGAPSMIILDEAHRMKLGARGTYGSACMALGPLSRRRLILTGTPAPNGARDLENLLSFVWPGHGRRVVTQAVAGGDLAHASSVLRPLFTRTTKNELGLPPFETRIRRLKMPDLHREVYDALVGRFTARAEASRADFDALGKAMLRLLMAATSPALLVEGESRYEPLTYQVPPLEVPQDESLYALMRNLPRHELSPKYKEALNIVATNAALGRKTLVWTTFVRSITTMERLFAGYEPAVVHGGTPDREEQIRRFREDPDCHVLLSNPATLGEGISLHHVCHDAVYVDRDFMAGRFLQSLDRIHRLGLAPDTETRVTVLAVEGTIDEVVAMRLEEKLEFMGRILDDPSVQQLADLEDEPSGAAGMDMADVRELLRHVDAVAAQ; from the coding sequence ATTGCCGAGGAATCGTCCCTGCAGATTGGCTTCGACGTATCGCGGACTAAGGCCATTCTGCGCACCACTGAGCTGTGCCGCAGTGACCTGAACCGGCTGGCAGCTCGCTTTCCCGGGGGCGGTCTGCGCGGTCGGCTCACTCTGGAGCTGTCTCTGGACGACTTCCTGGTGGGCATCGATGCTCTCGCTGACTGGCCGCATCCAGAGTCGGTTGTCTGGACGGACGAGCTCGGTGAGCTGGTTGGCGAAGTACTTGACGATGCTGACCAGGCTGAACAGAGGCTCCAGACCCCCAGCCAGGCCCCGGCATGGGACGACAGTGTCGTGGAATCGATGCTGGGCTCCGCTTGGCATGCCGACCTGACGAAATTCCAGCGGCGTGACATCACCCGGCTGCTGTCGCTGCAGCACGGTGCCAACTTCAGCGTTCCCGGAGCGGGCAAGACCCGTGTGGGACTGGCTGTATACGCCGCCATGCGGGAGCGTAGCGAGGTCCGCCGTCTGTTGGTCGTGAGTCCTAAGTCCGCCTACGAAGCCTGGCTTTCTGAGAGTGAGCTTTGCTTCAAGCAGCCTCCGCTCACTGCGATCATGGGGAAAAGCCCTGACCCTAGAGCCGAGATCCTGATTGTTAACTACGAGCGCCTCGACAAGTCGCTCGCAGCTCTGGCCTCTTGGCTGCGCGGCGCACCTTCGATGATCATTCTTGACGAAGCGCATCGCATGAAGCTGGGGGCCCGGGGCACATACGGCAGTGCATGCATGGCACTTGGGCCGCTCAGCCGCCGCCGGCTCATTCTGACTGGCACACCGGCTCCGAATGGGGCGCGGGATCTAGAGAACCTGCTGTCCTTTGTCTGGCCGGGCCATGGGCGGCGGGTGGTTACGCAGGCCGTCGCGGGAGGCGACCTTGCGCACGCCAGCTCGGTGCTCCGACCGCTCTTCACACGGACGACGAAGAACGAGCTGGGCCTGCCTCCGTTCGAGACGCGCATCCGGCGCTTGAAGATGCCAGACCTCCATCGTGAGGTGTATGACGCGCTGGTCGGACGCTTCACGGCCAGGGCCGAAGCATCCCGGGCCGACTTTGACGCCCTGGGCAAAGCGATGCTGCGCCTGCTCATGGCGGCCACCAGCCCTGCGCTGCTTGTCGAGGGTGAGAGCCGGTACGAACCGCTCACCTATCAAGTACCGCCGCTGGAAGTCCCCCAGGATGAGTCGCTGTACGCGCTGATGCGGAACTTGCCGCGGCACGAGCTTTCCCCGAAGTACAAGGAAGCGCTGAACATCGTTGCTACCAACGCCGCGTTGGGGCGGAAGACCCTGGTCTGGACGACATTCGTGCGCAGCATCACCACGATGGAGCGCCTGTTCGCGGGGTACGAGCCTGCGGTAGTGCATGGCGGCACGCCTGATCGTGAGGAGCAGATCAGGCGGTTCCGCGAGGATCCCGACTGTCACGTTCTTCTCTCCAACCCGGCCACTCTTGGCGAGGGCATCAGCCTGCACCACGTCTGCCATGACGCTGTCTATGTGGACCGTGACTTCATGGCTGGACGGTTCCTGCAGAGTCTGGACCGGATTCACCGACTCGGTCTCGCTCCGGATACCGAGACGAGAGTCACCGTGCTCGCGGTGGAAGGCACCATCGATGAGGTGGTGGCTATGAGGCTCGAAGAAAAGCTCGAATTCATGGGGCGGATCTTGGATGATCCCTCTGTTCAGCAACTGGCCGATCTTGAAGACGAACCATCTGGAGCCGCAGGCATGGACATGGCTGATGTCCGGGAGTTGCTGAGGCAC
- a CDS encoding DUF397 domain-containing protein, which produces MATNLYSLPTEGALFENFCGGNLGGEHESCVEVGAIPGSTSAFTLRDNKPEGAGIELRFTKAELDDFAVGWAKKQGLAL; this is translated from the coding sequence ATGGCGACGAACCTCTACAGCCTTCCCACAGAGGGCGCCCTGTTCGAGAACTTCTGTGGCGGCAACCTGGGCGGCGAGCACGAATCGTGTGTCGAGGTCGGTGCAATCCCCGGATCGACCTCCGCTTTCACCCTCCGCGACAACAAGCCCGAGGGAGCTGGCATCGAACTGCGATTCACCAAGGCAGAGCTCGACGACTTCGCGGTCGGCTGGGCCAAGAAGCAGGGGCTCGCGCTCTGA
- a CDS encoding ATP-binding protein produces the protein MSGHDNSSQLRSVLPFEAEPAAVRDLRRVVRKQLMEWSLSALAEEAELVVSELAANVIKHVGRGVAATLVMEAVGGRLRIELHDKSYRVPVLTPVACDDECGRGLHLLAGMAADWGTLLTATGKSVWCELSADLEACCRRVRRAEAALTEYRRDVGAPPLLRSRTEQILEESATALIADLLHWVAARGGDPDGLLDRAQMHFEAEVEAA, from the coding sequence ATGTCCGGGCACGACAACAGTTCGCAACTTCGCAGCGTTCTGCCGTTCGAGGCCGAGCCGGCAGCGGTCCGGGACCTTCGGAGAGTCGTCAGAAAGCAGCTCATGGAGTGGAGCTTGTCGGCCCTGGCCGAAGAAGCCGAACTTGTGGTGAGTGAGCTGGCTGCCAACGTGATCAAGCACGTGGGAAGGGGTGTCGCTGCGACCCTGGTGATGGAGGCGGTAGGGGGCCGACTACGGATCGAACTTCATGACAAGAGTTACCGCGTGCCGGTGCTCACCCCGGTCGCCTGCGACGATGAGTGTGGCCGGGGTCTGCACCTGCTGGCCGGCATGGCTGCGGACTGGGGAACGCTGTTGACAGCGACGGGCAAGTCCGTCTGGTGCGAGCTGTCCGCCGACCTGGAGGCGTGCTGCCGCCGGGTGCGGCGTGCTGAAGCTGCCTTGACGGAATACCGGCGCGATGTCGGTGCACCGCCGCTGCTGCGGAGCCGCACTGAACAGATCCTTGAGGAATCTGCCACCGCCCTCATCGCTGACCTCCTGCACTGGGTCGCTGCCCGAGGCGGCGATCCGGACGGCCTGCTGGACCGGGCGCAGATGCACTTCGAGGCGGAGGTGGAAGCTGCCTGA
- a CDS encoding helix-turn-helix domain-containing protein, producing MSVRTTTRRRQLGAMMRKLRARKGMTLEEAGRLVGISKATVSRYETQEGPVKWPIADALCQQYNATDAERNAVVALAKDAKQQGWWGPYTDSIPADMNLLLTLEDDAVREDHFSSTYVPGLLQTRNYSMAIQGASEMRLAPEEIQRLVDIRMKRQEILNRPKPPHLWAILDESVIRRVVGSPESMRDQLGHLLEANISQHITLQVLPFSKGAHGAALGSFVILGGAEASLDVVYVDLHVGPLFMEKDEELDRYRLAFDYLRAQALDMAASSALIERVRKEM from the coding sequence ATGTCCGTCAGGACCACAACACGGCGTCGGCAGCTCGGCGCGATGATGCGCAAGTTGCGCGCGCGGAAGGGCATGACCCTGGAGGAGGCCGGCCGGCTCGTCGGCATCTCGAAGGCCACTGTCAGTCGTTATGAGACGCAGGAAGGGCCCGTTAAGTGGCCCATCGCCGACGCACTCTGCCAGCAGTACAACGCAACCGACGCGGAGCGGAATGCCGTGGTCGCTCTGGCGAAGGACGCGAAGCAGCAGGGCTGGTGGGGGCCGTACACCGACTCCATCCCCGCAGACATGAATCTCCTGCTGACGCTCGAAGACGACGCCGTGCGCGAGGACCACTTCTCCAGCACTTACGTACCCGGCCTACTGCAGACACGGAACTACAGCATGGCGATTCAAGGCGCCAGCGAGATGCGGCTGGCACCCGAGGAAATCCAGCGTCTGGTGGACATCCGCATGAAGCGCCAGGAGATCCTGAACCGGCCGAAACCGCCCCACCTGTGGGCGATCCTCGACGAGTCGGTGATCCGGCGCGTGGTCGGATCCCCCGAGAGCATGCGCGATCAGCTGGGCCACCTGCTCGAAGCCAACATCTCGCAGCACATCACCCTGCAGGTCCTCCCCTTCTCCAAGGGCGCTCACGGCGCAGCCCTGGGCAGTTTCGTGATCCTGGGCGGGGCCGAAGCGAGCCTGGATGTTGTGTACGTCGACCTGCATGTCGGCCCACTCTTCATGGAGAAGGACGAAGAACTCGACCGATACAGACTTGCGTTCGACTACCTGCGTGCACAAGCGTTGGACATGGCCGCGTCGTCGGCCTTGATCGAGCGCGTCCGCAAGGAGATGTAA
- a CDS encoding JmjC domain-containing protein, with translation MSLRLLLPENGVVDLLTTWPDEPRVYERGSTELDATVTAEFLDEYVETGCVPASEIAVVKAPNPSLNRDAFMRNGRTDAAKLRQLHDRGFTIRLGNLQRVVPFLARASRRIQEETAGYSNYVHAFLTPPGNQGLRHHWDQQMAVIVQVAGVKRWQLWRPPVVAPMREFNESWRVWRDDYISRWEAAGPDLEFDLKAGQSLILPRGWVHNPSVAEFDKRSLHLTFAIRERTRLWLAEQLLAGAIRQEEFRHIVLPGAMHGMELNRELGRARSDLMRYVAGLDLAEVASAVRQSAMTELEYTT, from the coding sequence ATGTCGCTACGCCTCCTGCTGCCCGAGAACGGTGTCGTCGATCTCTTGACGACTTGGCCCGATGAACCCCGTGTGTACGAGCGTGGGTCGACGGAACTGGATGCCACGGTCACCGCTGAATTCCTCGACGAGTACGTGGAAACCGGCTGCGTACCCGCGAGCGAGATCGCAGTCGTCAAGGCTCCCAATCCGTCGCTGAATCGCGATGCATTCATGCGCAACGGGCGTACTGATGCCGCCAAGCTGCGGCAGCTCCACGACCGGGGCTTCACCATCCGCTTGGGGAACCTTCAGCGAGTCGTGCCGTTCTTGGCACGTGCCTCCCGCCGCATCCAGGAGGAGACGGCGGGCTACTCGAACTACGTCCATGCCTTCCTCACCCCTCCTGGCAACCAGGGATTACGCCACCACTGGGACCAACAGATGGCCGTGATCGTGCAGGTGGCCGGGGTGAAGCGGTGGCAGTTGTGGCGACCTCCGGTGGTTGCCCCCATGCGGGAGTTCAACGAGAGCTGGCGGGTGTGGCGTGATGACTACATCTCGAGATGGGAGGCAGCCGGACCTGACCTGGAGTTTGATCTGAAGGCCGGCCAGTCCCTCATCCTGCCGCGGGGCTGGGTCCATAACCCGAGCGTGGCCGAGTTCGACAAGCGCAGCCTTCACCTGACCTTCGCGATCAGGGAGCGGACCCGGTTGTGGTTGGCCGAGCAGTTGCTCGCCGGAGCCATCAGACAGGAGGAGTTCCGGCACATCGTCCTGCCCGGTGCGATGCACGGCATGGAACTGAATCGGGAACTCGGGCGGGCGCGTTCGGACTTGATGAGATACGTAGCAGGGCTCGACCTTGCCGAGGTCGCGTCGGCAGTGCGCCAGTCAGCCATGACGGAGCTGGAATACACGACGTGA
- a CDS encoding DUF397 domain-containing protein, whose translation MLPVPHSPESLPWFKSSYSGANTTECVEAARLPQATAVRDSKAPDGPMLTFSNASWSGFLTAVRHQQLDVR comes from the coding sequence ATGCTTCCGGTACCTCACTCCCCCGAGTCTCTCCCCTGGTTCAAGTCGTCATACAGCGGAGCGAACACGACTGAGTGCGTTGAGGCCGCCCGCCTCCCCCAGGCCACCGCGGTCCGCGATTCGAAGGCCCCTGACGGTCCGATGCTGACGTTCAGCAACGCGTCGTGGAGCGGGTTCCTCACCGCCGTACGGCATCAGCAGTTGGACGTGCGATGA